Proteins found in one Mytilus edulis chromosome 2, xbMytEdul2.2, whole genome shotgun sequence genomic segment:
- the LOC139512839 gene encoding UPF0415 protein C7orf25 homolog, with protein MATSIVPPSSTGIEQLLDIYIENAESLITQSQKLDVNDAKKLEKKCRSELKYLHSLKERKKAVTDCDIKVREHDLKSSNLSHFSAIIHAATNLPKVKKILRPFRSKNRTDSLVVDIVAQDGRIWVKVIARKAQALHLIWAGRGQYGDRDIVRQAEDYLKCAAEHTINFIVPEVHYAFYNEVTDDMAAALEDIGVIVWGKRIPVSSDIQHLVEISESYSDDEYDVNGRIKTDSDEEDDYNEEDHDFHIPSASEFKSCYKRLKHLEKIEITPKQSETEDLSNDKSRDVGLIESQTRCIDNGNSNNIKSTSLTIQSNHSKTILNESNINDISQESSTNCLNKQDILLQILGSAPTYSFADTVIPEVIQETSDNDVETKGVNLDITTMITLVSSISHGGCNFIFRENILSLQAKEERECPVLPALQKYLKGKEMYVCKTALDDFQTILNTLGGENEKRRAAELLETCKMVPDQPSVRSQDLPKTGKIRDRSKIIFGTGDQLKCVTVSANSGFVRAAEHQGIVFAVYLHQSRALTEKKELTAEKVTDITNQD; from the exons cTGAAGGAACGAAAAAAAGCAGTAACCGATTGCGACATTAAGGTTCGAGAACATGATTTAAAAAGCAGCAACCTGAGTCACTTTTCTGCTATTATCCATGCTGCTACCAACTTACCGAAAGTGAAAAAGATTCTGCGTCCATTTAGATCTAAAAATAGGACAGACAGTCTTGTGGTTGATATTGTTGCTCAAGATGGTCGTATTTGGGTCAAAGTGATAGCCAGAAAAGCACAAGCTCTTCATCTTATTTGGGCAG GTAGAGGTCAGTATGGAGACCGTGATATTGTGCGCCAAGCTGAAGATTATTTGAAATGTGCAGCTGAACATACGATCAATTTTATCGTACCTGAAGTACACTATGCATTTTACAACGAGGTTACTGATGACATGGCAGCTGCTCTTGAAGATATTGGTGTTATAGTATGGGGGAAAAGAATACCAGTTTCTTCTGACATTCAGCATCTAGTAGAGATTTCCGAAAGTTACTCTGACGATGAATATGACGTAAACGGTCGAATAAAGACTGATTCGGACGAGGAAGATGATTACAATGAAGAGGATCATGATTTTCACATTCCAAGTGCAAGTGAATTTAAATCTtgttataaaagattaaaacacTTAGAGAAAATCGAAATTACTCCAAAGCAATCTGAAACTGAAGATCTGTCAAATGACAAGAGTAGAGATGTTGGTCTGATTGAAAGTCAAACGAGGTGTATAGATAATGGAAATTCTAATAATATTAAAAGTACGTCATTAACAATCCAATCCAATCACAGTAAAACTATCTTAAATGAGTCCAATATCAATGACATATCTCAGGAATCTTCTACAAACTGTCTCAATAAACAAGATATACTGCTACAGATTTTAGGAAGTGCACCAACATATAGTTTTGCAGATACTGTTATACCGGAAGTGATACAAGAAACGTCCGATAATGACGTAGAAACCAAAGGAGTCAATCTTGACATAACAACGATGATCACGCTAGTATCAAGTATATCACACGGGGGTTGTAACTTCATCTTTCGGGAAAACATACTCTCGCTTCAGGCCAAAGAAGAAAGAGAATGCCCTGTACTCCCAGCCttgcaaaaatatttaaaag GTAAGGAAATGTATGTGTGTAAGACGGCACTAGATGACTTCCAGACGATTCTCAATACTTTGGGTGGTGAAAACGAGAAAAGAAGAGCAGCTGAACTTTTGGAAACATGTAAAATGGTCCCAGACCAGCCTTCTGTGAGATCGCAGGATCTCCCAAAGACTGGAAAAATAAGAGACAGATCCAAG ATTATATTTGGAACTGGTGACCAACTGAAGTGTGTAACAGTATCTGCTAATTCAGGATTTGTTCGAGCAGCAGAGCACCAG GGCATAGTTTTTGCAGTCTATCTTCACCAGTCTAGAGCACTAACAGAAAAGAAGGAACTTACGGCTGAAAAGGTCACAGATATAACTAATCAAGATTGA
- the LOC139512840 gene encoding spidroin-1-like — translation MLLQLLFLSSLVSLSSQSCGLRKVKGDVRKYEQFVNGVGWKDMWCAIGTGFSDQDCDCTIRVSGGFGGYAGAGASASASAGAAAGGGGIGGGVGIGVGSGVGVGGGVGGGLLVGGGGGVGGGALDLGSYLGGAISGAAAAAAAAASAGAGAGGLGGLDAEDIRLAALLSGGGGAGAGAGGAGGAGGLGGLGGLLGGGGGGGGGGGGGGGGGGGGGEGGDYGDGGDYGDGGDDSSSSSDDSSSSSDDSSSDSSEDYDELAAELGLGGGDIDELLASLGGGAGGAGGAGGAGGDGFGYGYGGALDMDIGDLEELLGGLDSIDLEDAAVLAALGLGGGSGLGGGSAAAAAAAAAAAAGGLGGGSAAAAAAAAAAAGGGLGGGSAAAAAAAAAAAGGAGGFGGSSAAAAAAAAAAAGRRAAAAAGASAAAGGSGGTLRQRLLSRIIARRQSAASAAAAAAASASGGGGAGGGAAAAAAAAAAAGGSGSGSGAGAGAGAGAGAGGSGGGAGGASAAAAAAAAAGGAGSGAGGASSAAAAAAAGGRSGLIRWLIARRAAARAAASAGASAGGAGAGGAGGAGAGGAGGAGAGGAGAGGSGAGGAGGSGAGGAGGAGGDGDCESSDSDSGSDSDSDNDTDSSDSDTGSDASDSDSGSDPDGDGDSDSSGTSESSESSDSDYSSDDDDEESESDDSFRSAAKIIIQLLTRLLMSGGLGGAGSSASASASAGAAAGGAGGAGLGFGGWGGAGAGASAAAAAAAAAGAGGFGGVGGYGGGASAQAFAAASAAAAAARRAKLLNLLFSRSSASAAAIAAASARAGAGGGFGGRFGGRAAAGASASAGASAGGGGNDGGSSSAAAAAAAAAAAARNANLRGWLVASGVGAGAGAGAGAGGFGSGGGGGGGSGGSGGSGGSGGSGGSGSSNNNDGNNDTSNNGVKLYAYDYYKDDNSKSSGYENSK, via the exons GTTGTGGACTGCGTAAAGTAAAAGGCGATGTAcgaaaatatgaacaatttgtaAATGGCGTCGGATGGAAGGACATGTGGTGTGCAATTGGAACCGGTTTTAGTGATCAAGATTGCGATTGTACAATCAGAGTATCAGgcg GTTTTGGAGGCTATGCAGGAGCAGGCGCAAGTGCATCAGCATCTGCAGGTGCTGCCGCAGGTGGAGGTGGAATTGGAGGCGGTGTAGGAATTGGAGTTGGAAGTGGTGTCGGAGTCGGAGGTGGTGTCGGAGGTGGTCTCCTAGTAGGAGGTGGTGGTGGTGTCGGAGGTGGAGCCTTAGATCTGGGTTCATACCTTGGTGGAGCCATAAGTGGTGCTGCTGCTGCCGCAGCTGCCGCTGCCAGCGCTGGTGCTGGTGCTGGTGGTCTTGGTGGTCTTGACGCAGAAGATATTAGATTAGCAGCACTTCTCTCAGGTGGAGGTGGTGCCGGTGCTGGTGCTGGAGGTGCTGGTGGTGCTGGAGGACTTGGAGGACTTGGAGGATTATTGGGAGGAGGAGGTGGCGGAGGAGGCGGTGGCGGAGGAGGAGGTGGTGGTGGAGGAGGTGGTGGAGAAGGCGGTGATTATGGCGATGGCGGTGATTATGGCGATGGTGGAGATGACTCTAGTTCTAGTTCAGATGACTCTAGCTCTAGTTCAGATGACAGTTCAAGTGACAGTAGTGAGGACTATGATGAACTTGCAGCTGAACTCGGTCTAGGAGGTGGTGATATTGATGAGCTTCTTGCATCATTAGGTGGTGGAGCTGGCGGAGCTGGTGGGGCCGGTGGAGCTGGTGGAGATGGATTTGGTTATGGCTATGGTGGAGCATTAGATATGGATATAGGAGATCTTGAAGAATTATTAGGTGGACTTGATTCCATTGATCTTGAGGATGCTGCAGTATTGGCTGCTCTTGGTCTAGGCGGTGGAAGTGGACTAGGAGGCGGAAGTGCCGCAGCTGCAGCAGCAGCCGCAGCAGCAGCTGCAGGAGGACTTGGAGGCGGAAGTGCCGCAGCTGCAGCAGCAGCCGCAGCAGCAGCTGGCGGAGGACTTGGAGGCGGGagtgcagcagcagcagcagcggCAGCAGCAGCTGCAGGAGGAGCTGGTGGATTTGGTGGTTCAAGTGCAGCAGCTGCAGCCGCAGCAGCCGCAGCTGCAGGTAGACGGGCAGCAGCAGCAGCCGGTGCTAGTGCTGCTGCAGGTGGTTCTGGTGGAACTTTAAGACAAAGGCTTCTTTCTAGAATTATAGCTCGACGACAATCAGCAGCAAGTGCCGCAGCAGCTGCAGCTGCCTCTGCATCTGGAGGAGGTGGAGCAGGAGGTGGAGCAGCAgctgcagcagcagcagcagcagcagctgGAGGATCAGGATCAGGATCAGGAGCTGGAGCTGGAGCAGGAGCTGGAGCTGGAGCAGGTGGCTCAGGAGGTGGAGCAGGAGGTGCAAGTGCAGCCGCAGCAGCAGCCGCAGCAGCAGGAGGTGCAGGAAGTGGAGCTGGAGGTGCTTCATCTGCAGCTGCTGCCGCTGCAGCAGGAGGTCGTTCAGGTTTAATCAGATGGTTGATAGCAAGACGTGCTGCCGCTAGAGCAGCTGCTTCAGCTGGAGCTAGTGCTGGAGGTGCTGGTGCTGGTGGTGCTGGAGGTGCTGGTGCCGGTGGTGCTGGAGGTGCTGGTGCTGGTGGTGCTGGTGCAGGTGGTTCTGGTGCTGGAGGTGCTGGTGGTTCTGGTGCTGGAGGTGCTGGTGGAGCTGGTGGAGACGGGGATTGCGAATCTTCAGATTCAGACTCAGGATCTGATTCTGACTCTGATAATGATACTGACAGCTCCGACAGCGACACTGGAAGCGATGCATCGGATTCTGACTCTGGTTCAGACCCAGATGGTGATGGTGATTCCGATAGTTCTGGTACTTCAGAAAGTTCTGAAAGTAGCGACAGTGATTACTCAAGTGACGATGATGACGAGGAAAGCGAGAGTGATGACAGTTTCCGATCAGCAGCCAAAATAATTATTCAGCTTCTAACCAGACTTTTGATGTCCGGAGGATTAGGTGGTGCTGGAAGTAGTGCATCTGCTAGTGCCAGTGCAGGAGCAGCTGCAGGTGGAGCAGGAGGAGCTGGATTAGGATTTGGCGGTTGGGGAGGTGCTGGTGCTGGTGCTAGTGCTGCCGCTGCTGCTGCCGCTGCTGCTGGTGCAGGCGGTTTCGGTGGAGTTGGTGGATATGGAGGAGGAGCATCAGCTCAAGCCTTTGCTGCTGCATCTGCAGCAGCCGCTGCAGCTAGAAGAGCAAAACTTCTTAATTTGTTGTTTTCTAGATCATCAGCATCAGCAGCTGCAATTGCCGCAGCTTCAGCAAGAGCAGGAGCAGGAGGAGGATTTGGAGGAAGATTTGGAGGTCGAGCTGCTGCAGGCGCATCTGCCAGTGCTGGAGCTAGTGCAGGAGGTGGTGGTAATGATGGTGGTTCATCGAGTgctgccgccgccgccgccgccgctgcTGCAGCTGCAAGAAACGCTAATCTGAGAGGCTGGTTGGTTGCCAGTGGTGTAGGAGCTGGTGCTGGAGCCGGTGCTGGTGCTGGAGGTTTTGGATCAGGAGGTGGAGGTGGAGGAGGTAGTGGTGGAAGTGGTGGAAGTGGTGGAAGTGGTGGTTCCGGAGGTAGTGGTAGCTCCAACAATAATGATGGAAATAATGATACTTCTAACAATGGCGTCAAATTGTATGCTTATGACTATTATAAAGACGATAATTCAAAAAGTTCAGGATATGAAAATTCTAAATAA